Proteins from a single region of Centropristis striata isolate RG_2023a ecotype Rhode Island chromosome 9, C.striata_1.0, whole genome shotgun sequence:
- the timm13 gene encoding mitochondrial import inner membrane translocase subunit Tim13, with product MEGFGSDFSAGGAGGKVDTGTIMEQVKVQIAVANAQELLQRMTDKCFKKCIGKPGSTLDNSEQKCIAMCMDRYMDAWNTVSRTYNSRLQRERARM from the exons ATGGAAGGGTTCGGTTCAGACTTCTCGGCCGGTGGCGCAGGAGGCAAAGTGGACACCGGGACCATCATGGAGCAAGTCAAGGTCCAGATCGCGGTGGCTAACGCtcaggagctgctgcag aGAATGACAGACAAATGCTTCAAGAAGTGTATAGGTAAACCTGGGAGCACACTGGACAACTCTGAGCAG AAATGTATTGCCATGTGTATGGACCGGTATATGGATGCCTGGAACACCGTGTCCCGAACATACAACTCCAGATTACAGAGGGAAAGAGCTCGCATGTGA